A genomic segment from Pseudoduganella chitinolytica encodes:
- a CDS encoding M14 family metallopeptidase — translation MTIKISQNFDSGAIEVVNASDAANIELKLRSDSHADIHQWFHFRVQGARGQALALRFTNAGQATYAKGFEDYNAVASYDGENWFRVPTSFDGQVMTIRHTPDLDSVYYAYFEPYSWERHLRLLGEVAENPIARVSDLGSSVDGRDMNLVTIGDPQAEKKIWFIARQHPGESMAEWFVEGLIDALLDDANPIARKLLQRCVFHIVPNMNPDGSVRGNLRTNAAGANLNREWMTPSVERSPEVLCVKEKIHATGVDMFFDIHGDEALPYNFVAGNEMLEKFTPEQAAAQKAFIERYKNASPDFQDKVGYPISKYKEDMLTLASKYVGHHFGCLALTLEMPFKDNADLPAPQVGWNGARSAALGAAILQPILLSLDD, via the coding sequence ATCAAGATCAGCCAGAACTTCGACTCCGGCGCCATCGAGGTGGTGAACGCGAGCGATGCCGCCAACATCGAACTGAAGCTGCGCAGCGACTCGCATGCCGACATCCACCAGTGGTTCCACTTCCGCGTGCAGGGCGCGCGGGGGCAGGCGCTGGCGCTGCGTTTCACCAATGCGGGCCAGGCCACCTATGCCAAGGGCTTCGAGGACTACAACGCCGTGGCCAGCTACGATGGCGAAAACTGGTTCCGCGTGCCGACGTCGTTCGACGGCCAGGTCATGACGATCCGCCACACGCCCGACCTGGACAGCGTCTACTACGCCTACTTCGAGCCGTACTCGTGGGAACGTCACCTGCGCCTGCTGGGCGAGGTGGCCGAGAACCCGATCGCGCGCGTGTCGGACCTGGGGTCCAGCGTCGACGGCCGCGACATGAACCTCGTCACCATCGGCGATCCGCAGGCAGAGAAGAAGATCTGGTTCATCGCCCGCCAGCACCCGGGCGAATCGATGGCGGAATGGTTCGTCGAAGGCCTGATCGATGCACTGCTGGACGACGCCAACCCGATCGCCCGCAAGCTGCTGCAGCGCTGCGTCTTCCACATCGTGCCGAACATGAATCCGGACGGCTCCGTGCGCGGCAACCTGCGCACGAATGCGGCCGGTGCCAACCTCAATCGCGAATGGATGACGCCAAGCGTGGAGCGCTCGCCCGAAGTGCTGTGCGTGAAGGAGAAGATCCACGCGACCGGTGTCGACATGTTCTTCGACATCCACGGCGACGAGGCGCTGCCGTACAACTTCGTGGCCGGCAACGAGATGCTGGAAAAGTTCACGCCCGAGCAGGCGGCGGCGCAAAAGGCCTTCATCGAGCGCTACAAGAACGCCAGCCCGGACTTCCAGGACAAGGTCGGTTACCCGATCAGCAAGTACAAGGAAGACATGCTGACGCTGGCGTCGAAATACGTGGGACACCACTTCGGCTGCCTGGCGCTGACCCTGGAGATGCCGTTCAAGGACAACGCCGACCTGCCGGCGCCGCAAGTGGGCTGGAACGGTGCCCGCAGCGCCGCCCTGGGCGCGGCGATCCTGCAGCCGATCCTGCTGTCGCTGGACGACTGA
- a CDS encoding CYTH domain-containing protein, whose translation MGVEIEHKFLVEGEDWKAQGEPVLIRQGYLSSHPERVVRVRIYGDEAFMTIKSKAVGIARGEWEYPLPLADAQEFLDRLCEQPIIEKYRRRIEHAGFTWEVDEFLGVNAGLVVAEIEVPSEDQAFDKPDWVAAEVTDDPRYLNSNLIARPFSSW comes from the coding sequence ATGGGCGTCGAGATCGAGCACAAGTTCCTCGTCGAGGGCGAGGACTGGAAGGCCCAGGGCGAGCCGGTCCTGATCCGCCAGGGCTACCTGTCGTCGCACCCGGAGCGCGTGGTGCGGGTGCGCATCTATGGCGACGAGGCGTTCATGACGATCAAGTCGAAGGCCGTCGGCATCGCCCGCGGCGAATGGGAATACCCGCTGCCGCTGGCGGACGCGCAGGAGTTCCTCGATCGCCTGTGCGAGCAGCCGATCATCGAGAAGTACCGGCGGCGCATCGAGCATGCCGGCTTCACGTGGGAAGTGGACGAGTTCCTGGGCGTGAACGCAGGGCTTGTCGTCGCGGAGATCGAAGTGCCGTCGGAAGACCAGGCGTTCGACAAGCCGGACTGGGTGGCCGCGGAAGTCACGGACGATCCGCGCTACCTCAATTCGAACCTGATCGCCCGGCCGTTTTCCAGCTGGTAG
- a CDS encoding IS4 family transposase: MLDDALHFLVQAQEDPDWARLGRHLPSEWIEQAVVHTGKASIRRRRLPTEQVEWLVVALALYRHQSISEVVDDLDLALPDVQAPFVSKSAVAQARQRVGAEPLRALFEISAKAWSEQDRKQYLFKGLSLYAMDGTTLKTADTPEQRDHFGEQSYASGRIASYPQVRGVTLTAVPTHLIRDAKFGPYGINEMLYAKELLASIPDDSLTVFDKGFLSAEILCGLTVGGTNRHFIIPAKSNTKWEVVGGTADDAMIEMRVSPQARKKCPDLPETWRARAITIIDQSARKHVLLTSLCDTKRYTAKDVATCYTRRWQIETSYRELKQTMMGRALTLRSRTVEGVYQEIWGTLTAYNLIRLEIAKAALAVKCEPTEVSFIRAFHVIQYELHWAAVTRSHGKLPALMQRLRQRLLMLLNEERPGRKIDRAVKALPHRYTVRVLKKDLN, translated from the coding sequence ATGCTTGATGACGCGCTCCATTTCCTCGTACAAGCCCAGGAAGACCCGGACTGGGCCCGCCTGGGACGGCACTTGCCTTCCGAGTGGATCGAGCAAGCGGTTGTACACACTGGCAAAGCGAGCATTCGACGGCGCCGGCTGCCGACCGAGCAGGTAGAGTGGCTCGTCGTCGCCTTGGCGCTGTACCGTCATCAGTCTATCAGTGAAGTGGTTGACGACCTGGACCTTGCGTTGCCGGACGTGCAGGCGCCTTTCGTAAGCAAAAGCGCGGTAGCGCAGGCACGGCAGCGTGTTGGCGCCGAACCACTGCGGGCATTATTCGAGATCTCAGCAAAGGCATGGTCGGAGCAGGATCGCAAGCAGTACCTGTTCAAGGGATTAAGTCTGTATGCGATGGACGGCACGACATTGAAGACGGCGGATACGCCGGAACAGCGCGACCATTTCGGCGAGCAGTCGTATGCCAGTGGCCGGATCGCCAGCTATCCGCAAGTGCGTGGTGTGACCTTGACTGCCGTGCCGACCCACCTGATACGCGATGCCAAGTTTGGCCCTTACGGCATCAACGAGATGCTGTACGCCAAGGAGCTGCTCGCATCGATTCCGGATGATTCGCTTACCGTCTTCGACAAAGGTTTTCTGTCAGCCGAGATTCTGTGCGGCCTGACCGTCGGAGGAACGAACAGGCACTTCATCATTCCAGCCAAGTCCAATACGAAATGGGAAGTCGTTGGCGGTACTGCCGACGATGCGATGATCGAAATGCGCGTATCGCCCCAGGCACGCAAGAAGTGCCCGGACTTGCCTGAGACTTGGCGCGCACGCGCCATTACGATCATCGACCAGAGCGCACGCAAACACGTATTGCTGACCTCACTATGCGACACCAAGCGCTACACGGCCAAAGACGTTGCGACTTGTTATACCCGGCGCTGGCAGATCGAAACGAGCTATCGCGAACTCAAGCAAACGATGATGGGCAGGGCGTTGACGCTGCGCAGCCGTACCGTCGAAGGCGTCTACCAGGAAATCTGGGGAACCTTGACTGCCTATAACCTGATCCGGCTGGAGATCGCCAAGGCCGCACTGGCGGTGAAGTGTGAGCCGACTGAAGTCAGCTTTATCCGTGCATTCCATGTCATCCAATACGAACTGCATTGGGCAGCAGTAACCCGCTCACATGGCAAGCTGCCCGCCTTGATGCAGCGCCTTCGCCAGCGTCTGCTCATGCTACTGAATGAAGAACGGCCCGGTCGAAAAATCGACCGGGCCGTGAAGGCCTTACCTCATCGCTACACTGTCCGCGTCCTGAAAAAAGACCTTAACTGA
- a CDS encoding DUF2863 family protein has translation MRRPSKDSSTKLSADSQRLSTLAQAVGQAASRLEERSWERALDTQLHKLLKTGHQDTVDAALNSLFSIDLGAYDVLMDSVEAVSESATISFEHDGTTSQYDVLLVAAPILAWTRYSIASGPIPADVLNTLSAHFSAHLLADGTKMAMASNLYSIDQLPRTHAETYAKMNKLAQAAIKGVAVKTDVKPPETAPFLADTRYLIAAIVAPHGEALFRWQMTGAHLHQADERRNALEAWRTQAQPTVARLLPGCGIELLLPEAYYMACREADKLIRPVSIRAAVHYLTHTLACEPAELRAVIAGFGEEAAEGQIDEYRVAFTRRSDSDVIYGVVWPLYGQEDEEGTPPEGPLAGGLANLLQPRTPVEEIVEHLNAAGVSVIKKLGERYVAEYCDDCGAPLFADPSGELVHAEMPEDAPAGTEHFH, from the coding sequence ATGCGTCGCCCATCCAAAGATTCATCCACCAAATTGTCCGCCGACAGCCAGCGCCTTTCCACTCTTGCCCAGGCCGTCGGCCAGGCCGCCAGCCGCCTCGAGGAGCGCAGCTGGGAACGTGCGCTCGATACCCAGCTGCACAAGCTGCTGAAGACGGGGCACCAGGACACCGTCGACGCCGCCCTCAACAGCCTGTTTTCCATCGACCTCGGCGCCTATGACGTGCTGATGGACAGCGTCGAGGCCGTGAGCGAGTCCGCCACGATCAGCTTCGAGCACGACGGCACGACCAGCCAGTATGACGTGCTGCTCGTCGCGGCACCGATCCTGGCGTGGACGCGCTACTCGATCGCGTCCGGCCCGATCCCGGCCGACGTGCTGAACACGCTGTCCGCCCACTTCTCCGCGCACCTGCTGGCCGATGGCACGAAGATGGCCATGGCGTCGAACCTGTATTCGATCGACCAGCTGCCGCGCACGCACGCGGAAACGTACGCCAAGATGAACAAGCTGGCGCAGGCCGCCATCAAGGGCGTGGCCGTCAAGACGGACGTGAAGCCGCCGGAAACGGCGCCCTTCCTGGCCGACACGCGCTACCTGATCGCCGCCATCGTCGCGCCCCATGGCGAAGCACTGTTCCGCTGGCAGATGACCGGCGCGCACCTGCACCAGGCCGACGAGCGCCGCAATGCGCTGGAAGCGTGGCGCACGCAGGCCCAGCCGACGGTGGCGCGCCTGCTGCCGGGCTGCGGCATCGAGCTGCTGCTGCCGGAAGCCTACTACATGGCCTGCCGCGAAGCGGACAAGCTGATCCGCCCCGTCTCGATCCGCGCGGCCGTGCACTACCTGACGCACACGCTGGCCTGCGAACCGGCCGAGCTGCGTGCCGTCATCGCCGGCTTCGGCGAGGAAGCGGCCGAGGGCCAGATCGACGAATACCGCGTCGCCTTCACGCGCCGTTCCGACAGCGACGTGATCTATGGCGTGGTCTGGCCGCTGTACGGCCAGGAAGACGAGGAAGGCACGCCGCCGGAAGGCCCGCTGGCGGGCGGCCTGGCCAACCTGCTGCAGCCGCGCACGCCGGTCGAGGAAATCGTCGAGCACCTGAACGCCGCCGGCGTGTCCGTCATCAAAAAGCTGGGCGAACGCTACGTGGCCGAGTACTGCGACGACTGCGGTGCGCCGCTGTTCGCCGATCCTTCCGGCGAACTGGTCCATGCCGAGATGCCGGAGGATGCGCCGGCCGGGACGGAGCACTTCCACTGA
- the acnA gene encoding aconitate hydratase AcnA: MPHNTFNTLKDFPISGKTKGKLYSLPALEQALGAKISRLPVSIRVVLESVLRNCDGKKVTEEHVKQVANWAATADRTDEIPFVVARVVLQDFTGVPLLADLAAMRNVAYKMGANPKKIEPLVPVDLVVDHSVTIDHFREPKALDLNMKLEFSRNNERYQFMKWGMQAFDTFGVVPPGFGIVHQVNLEYLARGVHNNGGVYYPDSLVGTDSHTTMINGIGVVGWGVGGIEAEAGMLGQPVYFLTPDVIGVNLTGKLREGCTATDLVLTITEMLRKEKVVGKFVEFFGEGTESLTVTDRATIANMAPEYGATMGFFPVDDKTIDYFEGTGRTKEEIAAFQAYFKAQGMYGIPKAGEIDFTRELHLDLATVTPSLAGPKRPQDRIEIGNVKSTFTDLFSKPTTANGFNKNPMDLNTTYETSNGVQVKNGDVLIAAITSCTNTSNPSVLLAAGLLAKKAVEAGLTVAPHIKTSLAPGSRVVTEYLTAAGLLPYLEKLGFGVTAYGCTTCIGNAGDLTPELNAAIQTNDIVAAAVLSGNRNFEARIHPNIRSNFLASPPLVVAYAIAGNVTRDLMTEPVGKGTNGRDVYLGDIWPTSEEINKLMKFAMNSKVFKENYAQVKGNPGKLWEAVSSTEGQVYNWPDSTYIAEPPFFDGFEMTPKAAATGISNARALGVFGDSITTDHISPAGSIKEDGPAGKWLKDNGVLKADFNSYGSRRGNHEIMMRGTFANVRIKNKMIPAKPDGSAVEGGITIHQPSGEQMSIYDAAMKYVAEGTPTIVFGGEEYGTGSSRDWAAKGTQLLGVKAVLVRSFERIHRSNLVGMGVLPLQFIGNDSVESLGITGKETYDLVGLEGEIKPQQIVTLVIKREDGSRQDVKVLLRIDTPIEVDYYKHGGILPFVLRQLLAA; encoded by the coding sequence ATGCCGCACAACACATTCAACACGCTCAAGGATTTCCCGATTTCGGGCAAGACAAAGGGCAAGCTGTACTCGCTGCCCGCGCTGGAACAGGCCCTGGGCGCCAAAATCTCCCGCCTGCCGGTGTCGATCCGCGTGGTGCTGGAGTCCGTGCTGCGTAACTGCGACGGCAAGAAAGTCACCGAGGAGCATGTGAAGCAGGTGGCCAACTGGGCTGCCACCGCCGACCGTACCGACGAGATCCCGTTCGTCGTCGCCCGCGTCGTGCTGCAGGACTTCACCGGCGTGCCGCTGCTGGCCGACCTGGCCGCGATGCGCAACGTCGCCTACAAGATGGGCGCCAACCCGAAGAAGATCGAGCCGCTGGTGCCGGTCGACCTGGTCGTCGACCACTCGGTCACGATCGACCACTTCCGCGAGCCGAAGGCGCTGGACCTGAACATGAAGCTGGAATTCTCGCGCAACAACGAGCGCTACCAGTTCATGAAGTGGGGCATGCAGGCCTTCGACACGTTCGGCGTCGTGCCGCCAGGCTTCGGCATCGTCCACCAGGTCAACCTGGAATACCTGGCACGCGGCGTCCACAACAACGGCGGCGTGTACTACCCTGACTCGCTGGTCGGCACCGACTCTCACACGACGATGATCAACGGTATCGGCGTGGTGGGCTGGGGCGTGGGCGGCATCGAGGCGGAAGCCGGCATGCTGGGCCAGCCCGTGTACTTCCTGACGCCCGACGTCATCGGCGTCAACCTGACCGGCAAGCTGCGCGAAGGCTGCACCGCGACCGACCTGGTGCTGACGATCACCGAGATGCTGCGTAAGGAGAAGGTCGTCGGCAAGTTCGTCGAGTTCTTCGGCGAAGGCACCGAGTCGCTGACCGTGACCGACCGCGCCACCATCGCCAACATGGCCCCGGAATACGGCGCCACGATGGGCTTCTTCCCCGTCGACGACAAGACCATCGACTACTTCGAAGGCACCGGCCGCACCAAGGAAGAAATCGCCGCGTTCCAGGCCTACTTCAAGGCCCAGGGCATGTACGGCATCCCGAAAGCGGGCGAGATCGACTTCACCCGTGAACTGCACCTGGACCTGGCCACGGTGACGCCGTCGCTGGCGGGCCCGAAGCGTCCGCAGGACCGTATCGAGATCGGCAACGTCAAGTCGACGTTTACCGACCTGTTCTCGAAGCCGACCACGGCCAACGGCTTCAACAAGAACCCGATGGACCTGAACACGACGTACGAAACGAGCAACGGCGTGCAGGTCAAGAACGGCGACGTGCTGATCGCCGCCATCACGTCGTGCACCAACACGTCCAACCCGAGCGTGCTGCTGGCCGCCGGCCTCTTGGCCAAGAAGGCTGTCGAAGCCGGCCTGACTGTGGCGCCGCACATCAAGACGTCGCTGGCCCCCGGCTCGCGCGTCGTGACGGAATACCTGACCGCCGCCGGCCTGTTGCCTTACCTGGAAAAGCTGGGCTTCGGCGTGACCGCCTACGGCTGCACGACCTGCATCGGCAACGCGGGCGACCTGACGCCGGAACTGAACGCGGCGATCCAGACCAACGACATCGTGGCCGCGGCCGTGCTGTCCGGTAACCGTAACTTCGAAGCGCGGATCCACCCGAACATCCGCTCGAACTTCCTGGCTTCGCCACCGCTGGTCGTGGCCTACGCCATCGCCGGCAACGTCACGCGCGACCTGATGACCGAACCGGTCGGCAAGGGCACCAACGGCCGCGACGTCTACCTGGGCGACATCTGGCCGACCTCGGAAGAGATCAACAAGCTGATGAAGTTCGCGATGAACTCCAAGGTCTTCAAGGAGAACTACGCGCAGGTCAAGGGCAACCCGGGCAAGCTGTGGGAAGCCGTGTCGTCGACCGAAGGCCAGGTCTACAACTGGCCTGACTCGACCTACATCGCCGAGCCGCCGTTCTTCGACGGCTTCGAGATGACGCCGAAGGCCGCCGCCACCGGCATCAGCAACGCGCGCGCACTGGGCGTGTTCGGCGACTCGATCACGACCGACCACATCTCCCCTGCCGGCTCCATCAAGGAAGACGGTCCAGCGGGCAAATGGCTGAAGGACAACGGCGTGCTGAAGGCCGACTTCAACTCGTACGGCTCGCGTCGCGGCAACCACGAGATCATGATGCGCGGTACGTTCGCCAACGTCCGGATCAAGAACAAGATGATCCCGGCCAAGCCTGACGGTTCGGCGGTCGAAGGCGGCATCACGATCCACCAGCCGTCCGGCGAACAGATGTCGATCTACGACGCGGCCATGAAGTACGTGGCCGAAGGCACCCCGACCATCGTGTTCGGCGGCGAAGAGTACGGCACCGGCTCGTCGCGCGACTGGGCGGCGAAAGGTACGCAACTGCTGGGCGTGAAAGCCGTGCTGGTGCGTTCGTTCGAACGTATCCACCGCTCCAACCTGGTCGGCATGGGCGTGCTGCCGCTGCAGTTCATCGGCAACGACAGCGTCGAATCGCTGGGCATCACCGGCAAGGAAACGTACGACCTGGTGGGCCTGGAAGGCGAGATCAAGCCACAGCAGATCGTCACCCTGGTGATCAAGCGCGAAGACGGCAGCCGCCAGGACGTCAAGGTCCTGCTGCGCATCGACACGCCGATCGAAGTGGACTACTACAAGCATGGCGGCATCCTGCCGTTCGTGCTGCGCCAGCTGCTGGCCGCTTGA
- a CDS encoding HpcH/HpaI aldolase/citrate lyase family protein → MHPSEVLFQGERQPLLLPACDHYAGSEKLMRKSMALQQELGPVFDITFDCEDGAAAGNEEAHARLVAELLSDAGNTHKRIGARVHDVASPHFARDVEIIVGGAAHNVAYIVLPKADSVQDVMRAIETVNVHAHKAGRQNLPVHVLIETHGALRGVFAIAALPQVECLSFGIMDFVSSHYGAVPANAMRTPNQFVHPLVVRAKLEIAAACHAYGKVPSHNVTTEIKDSAVVATDAQRAAAEFGYTRMWSIHPSQIKPIVKAFTPRLSEVNEATAILVEAQKVQWGPINQHGRLHDRASYRYYWTVLQRARLAGLTLPEAAAALLDPKPTAMETK, encoded by the coding sequence ATGCACCCATCCGAGGTTTTATTCCAGGGCGAACGCCAGCCGCTGCTCTTGCCAGCCTGCGACCACTACGCAGGTTCGGAAAAGCTGATGCGCAAATCGATGGCCCTGCAACAAGAGCTTGGTCCCGTGTTCGACATCACGTTCGACTGCGAGGACGGCGCCGCGGCCGGCAACGAGGAAGCGCATGCGCGCCTCGTCGCCGAGCTGCTGAGCGACGCCGGCAATACCCACAAGCGCATCGGCGCCCGCGTGCACGACGTGGCCAGCCCGCATTTCGCGCGCGATGTCGAGATCATCGTCGGCGGCGCCGCCCACAACGTCGCCTACATCGTGCTGCCGAAGGCCGACAGCGTGCAGGACGTCATGCGCGCCATCGAAACCGTCAACGTGCACGCGCACAAGGCGGGCCGCCAGAACCTGCCCGTGCACGTGCTGATCGAAACGCACGGCGCGCTGCGCGGCGTGTTCGCCATCGCCGCCCTGCCCCAGGTCGAGTGCCTGTCGTTCGGCATCATGGACTTCGTCTCCAGCCACTACGGCGCCGTTCCTGCCAACGCGATGCGCACGCCGAACCAGTTCGTGCACCCGCTGGTGGTGCGCGCCAAGCTGGAAATCGCGGCCGCCTGCCACGCCTACGGCAAGGTGCCGTCGCACAACGTGACGACGGAGATCAAGGATTCGGCCGTGGTGGCGACCGATGCCCAGCGCGCCGCCGCCGAATTCGGCTACACGCGCATGTGGAGCATCCACCCCAGCCAGATCAAGCCCATCGTCAAGGCCTTCACGCCGCGCCTGTCGGAAGTGAACGAAGCGACGGCGATCCTGGTCGAAGCCCAGAAAGTGCAATGGGGGCCGATCAACCAGCACGGCCGCTTGCACGACCGCGCCAGCTACCGATACTATTGGACGGTTCTGCAGCGCGCCCGCCTGGCGGGCCTGACGCTGCCGGAAGCGGCGGCGGCACTGCTGGACCCGAAACCAACCGCAATGGAAACCAAGTAA
- a CDS encoding malate dehydrogenase, producing the protein MAKTPMRVAVTGAAGQIGYSLLFRIANGDMLGKDQPVILQLLEIPDEKAQKALKGVMMEIDDCAFPLLAGMTAHGDPMTAFKDADVALLVGARPRGPGMERKDLLEANAQIFTVQGKALDAVASRNVKVLVVGNPANTNAYIAMKSAPSLPAKNFTAMLRLDHNRALSQVAAKTGKAVKDIEKLTVWGNHSPTMYADYRFATVDGQSVKDMINDQEWNANTFLPTVGKRGAAIIEARGLSSAASAANAAIDHVRDWVLGTNGKWTTMGVPSDGSYGIPEGIMFGFPVTTENGEYKIVQGLEIDAFSQERINLTLKELTEEREGVKHLLP; encoded by the coding sequence ATGGCTAAAACCCCAATGCGTGTTGCCGTAACCGGCGCCGCCGGCCAGATCGGCTATTCCCTGCTGTTCCGCATCGCCAACGGCGACATGCTGGGCAAGGACCAGCCGGTCATCCTGCAACTGCTTGAAATCCCTGACGAAAAAGCGCAGAAAGCGCTCAAGGGCGTCATGATGGAGATCGACGACTGCGCATTCCCGCTGCTGGCCGGCATGACCGCGCACGGCGACCCGATGACCGCCTTCAAGGATGCCGACGTGGCCCTGCTGGTCGGCGCCCGTCCGCGCGGCCCAGGCATGGAGCGCAAGGACCTGCTGGAAGCGAACGCGCAGATCTTCACGGTGCAGGGCAAGGCGCTGGACGCCGTCGCTTCGCGCAACGTGAAAGTGCTGGTGGTCGGCAACCCGGCCAACACCAATGCCTACATCGCCATGAAATCGGCCCCGTCGCTGCCGGCCAAGAACTTCACCGCGATGCTGCGCCTGGACCACAACCGCGCGCTGTCGCAAGTGGCCGCCAAGACCGGCAAGGCCGTCAAGGACATCGAGAAGCTGACCGTGTGGGGCAACCACTCGCCGACGATGTATGCCGACTACCGCTTCGCCACCGTCGACGGCCAGTCCGTCAAGGACATGATCAACGACCAGGAATGGAACGCCAACACGTTCCTGCCGACCGTCGGCAAGCGCGGCGCCGCCATCATCGAAGCGCGCGGCCTGTCGTCGGCCGCTTCGGCCGCCAACGCCGCCATCGACCACGTGCGCGACTGGGTGCTGGGCACCAACGGCAAGTGGACCACGATGGGCGTGCCGTCGGACGGTTCGTACGGCATCCCTGAAGGCATCATGTTCGGCTTCCCGGTCACGACCGAGAACGGCGAGTACAAGATCGTCCAGGGCCTGGAAATCGACGCGTTCTCGCAAGAGCGCATCAACCTGACGCTGAAGGAACTGACCGAAGAGCGCGAAGGCGTCAAGCACCTGCTGCCGTAA
- a CDS encoding GntR family transcriptional regulator, which produces MNPVTPNQTSPGSTANAPAAPATGTTTAAPSGATAAPAPAGPAQAAAMPSPTFSPLYQQIKALITQSLQSGEWKPGEMIPSEVELANRYKVSQGTVRKAIDELAADNLVMRRQGKGTFVSTHHEARAHIRFLRLRPDEGVPHYPESRFLEVKRVRAPADVARLLELKSGDAIIYIKRVQSFDGIPTIVEEQWLPGQLFKGLTAERLSEYKGPMYGLFESEFGTRMIRADEKVRAVVAGPDEALLLGIEPGTPLLSAERVSFTYGDKPVELRRGLYLTTRHHYQNDLN; this is translated from the coding sequence ATGAATCCCGTCACGCCCAACCAGACCAGTCCAGGCAGCACAGCAAATGCGCCGGCTGCGCCGGCCACGGGCACGACGACCGCCGCACCATCCGGCGCCACCGCCGCGCCCGCTCCGGCCGGCCCCGCGCAGGCCGCCGCCATGCCATCGCCCACGTTCTCCCCGTTGTACCAGCAGATCAAGGCGCTGATCACGCAGAGCCTGCAGTCGGGCGAGTGGAAGCCGGGCGAGATGATCCCCAGCGAAGTGGAACTGGCCAACCGCTACAAGGTCAGCCAGGGCACGGTGCGCAAGGCCATCGACGAGCTGGCGGCCGACAACCTCGTCATGCGCCGCCAGGGCAAGGGCACGTTCGTCTCCACGCACCACGAGGCGCGCGCCCACATCCGTTTCCTGCGCCTGCGCCCGGACGAGGGCGTGCCGCACTATCCCGAGAGCCGCTTCCTGGAAGTCAAGCGCGTGCGCGCCCCGGCGGACGTGGCGCGCCTGCTGGAGCTGAAGTCCGGCGACGCCATCATCTACATCAAGCGGGTCCAGTCGTTCGACGGCATCCCCACGATCGTCGAGGAGCAGTGGCTGCCGGGCCAGCTGTTCAAGGGCCTGACGGCCGAGCGCCTGTCCGAGTACAAGGGGCCCATGTACGGCCTGTTCGAGTCCGAATTCGGCACCCGCATGATCCGCGCGGACGAGAAGGTGCGCGCCGTCGTGGCGGGCCCCGATGAGGCCTTGCTGCTCGGCATCGAGCCCGGCACGCCGCTGCTGTCGGCCGAGCGGGTCTCGTTCACCTACGGCGACAAGCCCGTCGAGCTGCGCCGCGGCCTGTACCTGACGACCCGCCACCACTACCAGAACGACCTGAACTGA
- the sdhC gene encoding succinate dehydrogenase, cytochrome b556 subunit codes for MSEAVREAPRKQRREIRNIHITELVNYRQPFSAIVSIMHRVSGFLMFALLPFILYLLQESIRSEISFAHFQGIASHPFAKLVILALVWGYMHHFCAGIRHLVMDTHIGLDKDSARKSAIGVLVVTWAVVILVALKLFGVF; via the coding sequence ATGTCTGAAGCCGTCAGGGAAGCACCGCGCAAGCAACGGCGAGAAATCCGTAACATCCATATTACGGAGCTGGTCAATTATCGCCAGCCGTTCTCCGCCATTGTGTCCATCATGCACCGCGTCAGCGGCTTCCTGATGTTTGCCCTGCTGCCGTTCATTCTGTACCTGCTGCAGGAAAGCATCCGTTCCGAAATCTCCTTCGCCCACTTCCAGGGCATTGCCTCGCATCCCTTCGCCAAGCTGGTCATCCTGGCCCTGGTGTGGGGTTACATGCACCACTTCTGCGCCGGCATCCGCCACCTGGTGATGGACACCCACATCGGCCTGGACAAGGATTCGGCCCGCAAGAGCGCCATCGGCGTGCTCGTCGTGACCTGGGCGGTCGTCATCCTCGTCGCTTTGAAACTGTTCGGAGTCTTCTAA
- the sdhD gene encoding succinate dehydrogenase, hydrophobic membrane anchor protein codes for MKNNIGSKRLVVGAGYGLGEFLAQRATAVVMVVYTVVLLVSFLTGSNFTYEGWAGLFAQTWFKLFTLATLIGLFYHAWVGVVSIYQDYIKNIAVRFILHTASAMWLVACAVWSVQILWSV; via the coding sequence ATGAAAAACAATATCGGATCGAAGCGCCTGGTCGTGGGCGCGGGCTACGGCCTGGGTGAGTTCCTGGCGCAGCGCGCCACCGCCGTCGTGATGGTTGTCTACACCGTCGTGCTGCTGGTCTCCTTCCTGACCGGCAGCAACTTCACGTACGAAGGCTGGGCCGGCCTGTTCGCCCAGACGTGGTTCAAGCTGTTCACCCTGGCCACCCTGATCGGCCTGTTCTACCACGCCTGGGTCGGCGTCGTCAGCATCTACCAGGATTACATCAAGAACATCGCCGTTCGTTTCATCCTGCATACCGCCTCCGCCATGTGGCTGGTGGCTTGCGCCGTCTGGTCGGTGCAGATACTCTGGAGTGTTTAA